One Rhizobiales bacterium GAS188 DNA window includes the following coding sequences:
- a CDS encoding precorrin-3B synthase gives MSAPAELRRGWCPSLLRPMPSGDGLLARIAIPGGIVSAELLRGVASGARRFGNGFVDLTQRGNLQIRGVSEATLPALIDALAGLGLTDPAGETGASRDILASPLAGIDPSAVCDIRPIVAALRERLACDEALRALPAKFCLTVDDGGRLGLDDVRADIRFTALRGSVGPAFAVTLGGAAHDAVACGVCAAADLAEVAAALAHAFLGLRQESEVLPGRMRDLVRRPDAAALLRATLAPIPGTAGVPPALETADLACASERKGDRDGRGPSASIGFHRLDAATGYLGIGATFGRLTADQLDVVAEGVEEVGAEIRLTPWRALLIAGIDAGTATWLRARFARHGLIATARDPRLAVAACPGRPACARSTVATREDALVLAPLARQLACAGIGLHLSGCLKGCARGEATRVILVGREGRYDLVLDGRAGDAPSRAGLSLEAAKAALAQLVSAEAAQAATRPHGRMG, from the coding sequence GTGAGCGCCCCGGCCGAGCTGCGTCGCGGCTGGTGCCCGAGCCTGCTGCGCCCGATGCCGAGCGGCGACGGGCTGCTGGCGCGTATCGCTATTCCCGGCGGGATCGTCTCCGCCGAGCTGCTGCGCGGCGTAGCCTCGGGCGCACGCCGCTTCGGCAATGGCTTCGTCGATTTGACGCAGCGCGGCAATCTGCAAATACGCGGCGTGAGCGAGGCGACCCTGCCTGCCCTGATCGATGCTCTGGCCGGGCTCGGGCTTACGGACCCCGCCGGCGAGACCGGGGCCTCGCGCGACATCCTGGCCAGCCCGCTCGCCGGCATCGATCCGAGTGCCGTCTGCGATATCCGCCCCATCGTCGCAGCGCTGCGGGAGCGCCTCGCCTGCGACGAGGCGCTGCGGGCGCTGCCGGCGAAATTCTGCCTCACCGTCGATGATGGCGGCAGGCTCGGTCTCGATGATGTGAGAGCCGATATCCGCTTCACGGCGCTGCGCGGCTCGGTCGGACCCGCTTTCGCCGTGACGCTCGGCGGCGCTGCCCACGACGCCGTGGCCTGTGGGGTTTGCGCGGCCGCCGATCTCGCTGAGGTCGCGGCCGCGCTCGCGCATGCCTTCCTCGGTCTGCGCCAGGAGAGCGAAGTCCTACCGGGACGAATGCGCGATCTCGTCCGACGCCCGGACGCGGCGGCGCTGCTGCGCGCTACGCTAGCGCCGATCCCTGGGACCGCGGGCGTCCCGCCCGCTCTTGAGACAGCCGACCTGGCGTGCGCGTCGGAAAGAAAGGGAGACCGAGACGGTCGCGGTCCCAGTGCGTCTATCGGTTTCCACCGCCTCGATGCTGCGACCGGCTATCTCGGCATCGGCGCGACTTTCGGGCGGCTCACGGCCGATCAGCTCGATGTGGTCGCGGAGGGCGTCGAAGAGGTCGGCGCCGAGATCCGGCTCACGCCCTGGCGCGCTTTACTGATCGCTGGGATCGATGCGGGAACGGCAACATGGCTGCGAGCCAGATTCGCCCGCCATGGCCTGATCGCGACAGCGCGCGATCCGAGGCTTGCGGTCGCGGCCTGTCCGGGACGGCCGGCCTGCGCGCGCTCCACGGTCGCGACGCGTGAGGATGCGCTTGTCCTCGCGCCGCTCGCCCGGCAACTGGCTTGCGCCGGCATCGGCTTGCACCTATCGGGCTGCCTCAAGGGATGCGCGCGCGGCGAGGCCACGAGGGTGATCTTGGTCGGGCGCGAAGGGCGCTACGATCTCGTCCTCGACGGGAGGGCGGGCGATGCGCCGAGCCGCGCGGGGCTGAGCCTCGAGGCGGCGAAAGCCGCGCTCGCGCAACTGGTCTCTGCCGAAGCTGCGCAAGCCGCCACGCGACCGCATGGAAGGATGGGATGA
- a CDS encoding cobalt-precorrin 5A hydrolase, whose protein sequence is MKPAIAVGIGCRKGCAGDAIAALVRRALASLGSTQPGEAERRQGISLFSSEDKRSEQGLVDAATALDLPLILLPQARLLAAAPRCETRSARVEALFGLPSVAEAAALAGAGENSRLVVKRISEAGASCAVAQPSEIAP, encoded by the coding sequence ATGAAACCCGCCATCGCTGTCGGCATCGGTTGCCGCAAGGGCTGCGCCGGCGACGCCATCGCGGCCCTGGTGCGGCGTGCGCTTGCGAGCCTCGGCTCGACGCAGCCCGGCGAAGCAGAGAGAAGGCAAGGCATCTCGCTGTTCTCGAGCGAGGATAAGCGCAGCGAACAGGGCCTCGTCGACGCCGCTACGGCGCTGGACCTGCCGCTCATCCTGCTGCCGCAGGCGCGGCTCCTCGCCGCCGCGCCGCGTTGCGAGACGCGCTCGGCACGCGTCGAGGCGCTGTTCGGCCTGCCCTCAGTGGCGGAGGCCGCGGCGCTCGCAGGTGCCGGCGAGAATTCGCGCCTGGTCGTCAAGCGGATCAGCGAAGCCGGCGCGAGCTGCGCCGTCGCACAGCCTTCGGAGATTGCGCCATGA
- a CDS encoding precorrin-4 C11-methyltransferase gives MTVHFIGAGPGAPDLITLRGRDLMARCPVCLYAGSLVPQELLAHCPPGARIIDTAPMTLDEIAAEFSRCHAAGEDVARLHSGDLSVWSAMGEQLRRLEALGIPYTITPGVPSFAAAAAALGRELTLPEIGQSVVLTRISGRASSMPERETLANFGRSGATLAVHLAIHALERVVAELTPLYGKDCPVAVVHRASWPDERIVKGTLSTIQSLMAEMPVERTALILVGPVLGASEFRESALYDPGYRRRYRQVAGDQE, from the coding sequence ATGACGGTCCATTTCATCGGCGCCGGTCCCGGCGCGCCAGACCTGATCACCTTGCGCGGCCGCGACCTGATGGCGCGCTGCCCGGTCTGCCTCTATGCGGGTTCGCTGGTGCCGCAGGAGCTGCTGGCGCATTGTCCGCCAGGCGCCCGGATCATCGACACGGCGCCGATGACGCTCGACGAGATCGCGGCCGAGTTCTCACGCTGCCATGCGGCGGGCGAGGATGTGGCGCGCCTGCACTCGGGCGATCTCTCGGTATGGAGCGCCATGGGCGAGCAGCTGCGCCGCCTCGAAGCGCTCGGCATCCCCTATACGATCACGCCAGGCGTGCCCTCCTTCGCGGCGGCGGCGGCGGCGCTCGGGCGCGAGCTGACCTTGCCGGAGATCGGCCAATCCGTGGTGCTGACCCGCATCTCGGGGCGCGCCTCCTCGATGCCGGAACGCGAGACGCTGGCGAATTTCGGGCGCAGCGGTGCGACCCTCGCCGTTCATCTCGCGATCCATGCGCTCGAGCGCGTCGTGGCGGAGCTGACGCCCCTTTACGGCAAGGACTGCCCGGTCGCCGTGGTGCATCGCGCCTCCTGGCCGGATGAGCGCATCGTCAAGGGCACGCTGTCCACAATACAGTCGCTGATGGCCGAGATGCCGGTTGAGCGCACCGCGCTGATCCTGGTCGGTCCGGTGCTCGGAGCGAGCGAGTTCCGCGAGAGCGCCCTTTACGATCCGGGCTATCGGCGCCGCTATCGCCAAGTAGCGGGGGATCAGGAATGA
- a CDS encoding precorrin-6A reductase: MRILILGGSTEASALARLIAGRADIEATLSLAGRTAQPAASPIASRSGGFGGTEGLVAYLTRERVAAVIDATHPFAAQMTRHAREACASLSLPLLVLTRAPWAPLEGDRWIEVEDAVAAVAALGATARRVFLTVGRLSVPAFAAAPQHHYLIRSIDAPQGLDALPHHELLLARPPFSFEDERRAMLEGRVDIVVSKNSGGEATYAKIAAARELALPVVMIRRPKSVDWPAGPPALHDPEAALAWIAAHRETP, from the coding sequence ATGCGCATCCTCATCCTCGGCGGCTCGACCGAAGCCTCGGCCCTGGCGCGGCTGATCGCCGGCCGCGCTGACATCGAGGCGACCTTGTCGCTCGCCGGGCGCACAGCGCAACCGGCCGCCTCGCCGATCGCGTCGCGCAGCGGTGGCTTTGGCGGAACCGAAGGCCTCGTCGCTTATCTCACGCGCGAACGCGTCGCGGCCGTGATCGACGCCACCCATCCTTTCGCCGCGCAGATGACGCGTCACGCCCGCGAGGCCTGCGCAAGCTTGAGCCTGCCGCTCCTGGTGCTGACGCGCGCACCTTGGGCGCCGCTCGAGGGCGATCGCTGGATCGAGGTCGAGGATGCGGTTGCGGCGGTGGCGGCCCTCGGCGCCACGGCACGCCGCGTCTTCCTCACCGTCGGCCGGCTGTCGGTTCCGGCCTTCGCGGCCGCGCCGCAGCACCATTACCTGATCCGCTCGATCGACGCGCCGCAAGGCCTCGATGCCTTGCCGCATCACGAGCTGCTGCTTGCCCGCCCGCCCTTCAGTTTCGAGGACGAAAGGCGCGCCATGCTCGAGGGCAGGGTCGACATCGTGGTCAGCAAAAACAGCGGCGGCGAGGCGACCTACGCCAAGATCGCGGCCGCACGCGAGCTTGCCCTGCCGGTGGTGATGATCCGCCGGCCCAAATCGGTTGATTGGCCGGCAGGTCCGCCGGCGCTGCACGATCCCGAAGCGGCGCTCGCCTGGATCGCGGCTCATCGCGAGACCCCATAG
- a CDS encoding precorrin-3B C17-methyltransferase — translation MTAGRLMVVGLGPGPAEWLTPEATRALAAAGDVLGYAPYLARLPQRQGQHRHASDNREELARAREALRLAAAGNQVAVVSGGDPGVFAMAAAVFEAIEAGEAAWRELDVTVIPGISAMHAAAARIGAPLGHDFCAISLSDNLKPWAIVERRLIAAAEGDFVVALYNPASKARPERIHDAFACLRARKAGTTPVIFARAVGRPDERIAITSLAEADPGAADMATLVIIGSSETRMIARAGGGQPFVYTPRAYGVSR, via the coding sequence ATGACGGCCGGCCGCCTCATGGTGGTCGGGCTCGGACCCGGCCCCGCCGAATGGCTGACGCCCGAGGCGACACGGGCGCTTGCCGCGGCAGGCGACGTGCTCGGTTATGCGCCCTATCTGGCCCGCCTCCCGCAGCGGCAAGGCCAGCACCGCCATGCCAGCGATAATCGCGAGGAATTGGCGCGGGCTCGCGAAGCACTGCGGCTCGCGGCGGCAGGAAACCAGGTCGCCGTGGTGTCGGGCGGCGATCCCGGCGTCTTTGCCATGGCGGCCGCGGTGTTCGAAGCGATCGAGGCGGGCGAAGCCGCCTGGCGCGAGCTCGACGTCACGGTCATCCCCGGCATCAGCGCGATGCACGCCGCGGCAGCACGGATCGGCGCGCCGCTCGGCCATGATTTCTGCGCCATCTCGCTCTCCGACAACCTCAAGCCCTGGGCCATCGTCGAGAGGCGACTGATCGCCGCGGCGGAAGGGGATTTCGTCGTCGCGCTCTACAATCCGGCCTCGAAGGCGAGGCCCGAGCGCATCCATGACGCCTTCGCTTGCCTCAGGGCGCGCAAGGCGGGAACGACGCCGGTGATCTTCGCGCGTGCGGTCGGCCGCCCGGATGAGCGCATCGCCATCACCAGCTTGGCCGAGGCGGATCCGGGCGCAGCCGACATGGCGACGCTGGTCATCATCGGCTCGAGCGAAACGCGGATGATCGCGCGCGCCGGCGGCGGACAGCCTTTCGTCTACACGCCGCGCGCCTATGGGGTCTCGCGATGA
- a CDS encoding cobalt-precorrin-5B (C1)-methyltransferase, giving the protein MIEDKPSPQLRRGWTTGACATAAARAAYEALLSGNFPDPVTIELPGGAKPAFALALEELGDDMARAGIIKDAGDDPDVTHGALVVATVRHGPAGTGVAFRAGPGVGTVTRPGLPVPPGEPAINPMPRQMIRAAIAEAASAHGAGGDVIVEISIPGGEKLAERTMNGRLGIVGGLSILGTTGIVVPYSCSAWIHSIHSGIDVARACGLDHVAGATGSTSEKAIRALHGLDEVALIDMGDFVGGMLKYLRRHPIAKVTIAGGFAKMVKLGQGLLDLHSRRGAVDLDWLADQALAAGAEAPLADRLRGANTAMEALDLCRVAGLDIGHAVAEAGWATAAKALRGAPIHLEIVVFDRKGELVARTPFRAAHS; this is encoded by the coding sequence ATGATCGAGGACAAGCCCTCGCCGCAACTGCGCCGCGGCTGGACCACGGGCGCCTGCGCCACGGCCGCGGCGCGCGCCGCCTATGAGGCGCTGCTCAGCGGAAACTTTCCGGATCCGGTGACGATCGAGCTGCCGGGTGGCGCCAAGCCGGCTTTCGCCCTGGCGCTCGAAGAGCTCGGCGACGATATGGCGCGAGCCGGCATCATCAAGGATGCGGGCGACGATCCCGACGTCACACATGGGGCGCTGGTGGTCGCGACCGTGCGGCACGGCCCGGCCGGAACCGGCGTCGCCTTCCGGGCCGGGCCCGGCGTCGGCACCGTGACGCGGCCGGGCCTGCCAGTGCCGCCGGGCGAGCCGGCCATCAACCCCATGCCGCGCCAGATGATCCGCGCCGCCATCGCCGAGGCGGCCTCCGCGCATGGGGCTGGGGGCGATGTCATCGTCGAGATCTCGATTCCCGGTGGCGAGAAGCTCGCCGAGCGCACCATGAATGGCAGGCTCGGAATCGTTGGCGGCCTGTCGATCCTGGGCACCACCGGCATCGTCGTGCCCTATTCCTGCTCGGCCTGGATCCATTCGATCCATAGCGGCATCGATGTGGCGCGGGCCTGCGGCCTCGATCATGTGGCGGGCGCCACCGGCTCGACTTCCGAGAAGGCGATCCGGGCCCTGCATGGCCTCGACGAGGTGGCGCTCATCGATATGGGCGATTTCGTCGGCGGCATGCTGAAATATCTGCGCCGCCACCCGATCGCCAAGGTGACGATCGCGGGCGGCTTCGCCAAGATGGTGAAGCTCGGCCAGGGTTTGCTCGACCTGCATTCGCGGCGCGGCGCCGTCGATCTCGACTGGCTCGCCGATCAGGCGCTCGCGGCCGGCGCGGAGGCTCCCCTCGCCGACAGGCTGCGCGGCGCCAATACCGCCATGGAAGCGCTCGACCTCTGCCGCGTGGCGGGTCTCGATATCGGGCACGCGGTGGCCGAGGCCGGCTGGGCCACGGCCGCCAAGGCGCTGCGTGGCGCGCCGATCCACCTCGAGATCGTGGTCTTCGACCGCAAGGGGGAACTCGTGGCGCGCACGCCCTTCCGCGCGGCTCATTCCTGA
- a CDS encoding precorrin-8X methylmutase translates to MNEPYAYIRDGAEIYRRSFAIIRAEADLKRFAADEEKVAVRLIHACGLVETAADIAFSPGAVAAARAALEAGAPILCDSKMVANGVTRARLPRQNAVICTLDDASVPSLAERLGTTRTAAAMELWRERLGGALVAIGNAPTALFRLLEMLDGGAPAPAAVIGMPVGFVGAAESKEALIADGRLPYLVVRGRRGGSAMAAAAINAVASERE, encoded by the coding sequence ATGAACGAGCCTTACGCCTATATCCGCGACGGCGCGGAGATCTACCGGCGATCCTTCGCCATCATCCGGGCCGAAGCCGATCTGAAACGCTTCGCGGCCGATGAGGAGAAGGTCGCGGTCAGGCTCATCCATGCCTGCGGCCTCGTCGAGACCGCCGCCGATATCGCCTTCTCGCCGGGAGCGGTGGCGGCGGCGCGCGCCGCGCTCGAGGCCGGCGCGCCGATCCTCTGCGATTCGAAGATGGTGGCGAACGGCGTGACGCGGGCCCGCCTGCCGCGCCAGAATGCCGTCATCTGCACGCTTGATGACGCCAGCGTGCCCAGCCTCGCGGAGCGCCTCGGCACGACGCGGACGGCCGCCGCCATGGAGCTCTGGCGCGAGCGTCTCGGCGGCGCGCTCGTCGCCATCGGCAATGCGCCGACCGCCCTGTTCCGGCTGCTCGAAATGCTCGATGGCGGGGCCCCCGCCCCTGCCGCCGTGATCGGCATGCCGGTCGGCTTCGTCGGCGCTGCCGAATCGAAGGAGGCGCTGATCGCCGATGGGCGCCTGCCCTATCTCGTGGTGCGCGGACGGCGCGGCGGCAGCGCCATGGCGGCGGCGGCCATCAACGCCGTCGCGAGCGAGCGCGAATGA
- a CDS encoding precorrin-2/cobalt-factor-2 C20-methyltransferase, with protein sequence MSAGRQNGREGGRLYGIGLGPGDPELLTVKAVRLIEAAPVIAYFAKQGRASNARRIADRWIKPGVTELPLLYPVTTEIPFADPAYAETLRPFYDEAAQAIASHLTQGRDVALICEGDPLFYGSFMHIHARLKDRHPVSICAGITGMSGCWTAAQTPMSWGDDVLTVLPGTLPREDLARRLAATDAAVVMKLGQNLPKVRAALADAGLAERAIYVERGTMAEELVLPLSAKTDDEAPYFALILVPGQGRRP encoded by the coding sequence ATGAGCGCCGGGCGACAGAATGGACGCGAAGGCGGACGGCTCTACGGCATCGGCCTCGGACCGGGCGATCCGGAGCTCCTCACCGTCAAGGCGGTGCGCCTGATCGAGGCGGCGCCGGTAATCGCCTATTTCGCCAAACAGGGCCGCGCCTCGAATGCCCGCCGCATCGCCGATCGCTGGATCAAGCCGGGCGTGACCGAGCTGCCGCTCCTCTATCCGGTCACGACCGAGATCCCGTTCGCGGATCCCGCGTATGCGGAGACGCTGCGCCCCTTCTATGACGAGGCGGCGCAAGCGATCGCGAGCCATCTCACTCAAGGGCGAGACGTCGCGCTCATCTGCGAGGGGGATCCTTTGTTCTACGGCTCCTTCATGCATATCCATGCGCGGCTGAAGGACCGCCATCCGGTCAGCATCTGCGCCGGCATCACCGGCATGTCGGGCTGCTGGACGGCGGCACAGACGCCGATGAGCTGGGGCGACGACGTGCTGACCGTCCTGCCCGGCACCTTGCCGCGCGAGGATCTGGCGCGCCGACTCGCCGCGACCGATGCGGCCGTGGTGATGAAGCTCGGCCAGAACCTGCCGAAAGTGCGCGCCGCGCTTGCGGATGCCGGCCTCGCCGAGCGCGCCATCTATGTCGAGCGCGGCACCATGGCCGAAGAGCTGGTCCTGCCGCTCTCCGCCAAGACAGATGACGAGGCGCCCTATTTCGCGCTGATCCTCGTCCCCGGCCAAGGCAGGCGCCCATGA
- a CDS encoding precorrin-6Y C5,15-methyltransferase (decarboxylating): MTPWLSLIGIGEDGLDGLSPAARLLLAQAELVVGGKRHLALVGDVAAERLAWPSPLTDAVPAILARRGRPVAVLASGDPFFHGVGSTLMAHLPANEMTCLPAPSAFSLTAARLGWAQQDCALVSLHGHALERIIPHLQPGARLIALSWDGTTPGKLAALLVARGLGRSRLTICEGMGGPRQRISETSAEAFALDGIDPLNTIAIEVVTGSGAAIVPLTSGLPDEMFEHDGQITKRDIRAATLAALAPRRGERLWDIGAGSGSIGIEWMLCHPANRTIAIEARPERAARIARNAASLGVPDLVIVEGEAPAALAGLPRPDAVFVGGGASHAGVLDAAWAALPPGGRLVVNAVTIETQAELIGRYGRLGGELITIQIAQAQPLGGFQGLRPALPVMRWSVVKP; the protein is encoded by the coding sequence ATGACCCCCTGGCTGTCGCTGATCGGCATCGGCGAGGACGGTCTGGACGGCTTGTCGCCCGCCGCCCGGCTGCTCCTGGCGCAAGCCGAGCTCGTGGTCGGCGGCAAGCGGCATCTGGCGCTCGTCGGCGACGTCGCGGCAGAGAGGCTCGCCTGGCCGTCGCCGCTGACCGATGCCGTGCCGGCGATCCTGGCGCGTCGCGGGCGCCCGGTCGCGGTGCTCGCCTCGGGCGACCCGTTCTTCCATGGCGTCGGTTCGACGCTGATGGCGCATCTGCCGGCGAACGAGATGACCTGCCTGCCGGCGCCTTCCGCCTTCAGCCTCACGGCGGCTCGCCTCGGCTGGGCGCAGCAGGATTGCGCCCTCGTCTCGCTGCACGGCCATGCGCTCGAGCGCATCATCCCGCATCTGCAGCCGGGCGCGCGCCTCATCGCGCTTTCCTGGGACGGAACGACACCCGGCAAGCTCGCGGCGCTGCTCGTCGCACGCGGCCTCGGGCGCTCGCGCCTCACCATCTGCGAGGGTATGGGCGGGCCGCGCCAGCGCATTTCGGAGACGAGCGCCGAGGCCTTCGCGCTGGACGGCATCGATCCCTTGAACACGATCGCCATTGAGGTCGTGACAGGGTCGGGCGCCGCCATCGTGCCGCTCACTTCCGGCCTGCCGGACGAGATGTTCGAGCATGACGGGCAGATCACCAAGCGCGACATCCGCGCCGCGACATTGGCGGCGCTGGCGCCGCGACGTGGCGAGCGGCTCTGGGATATCGGGGCGGGATCCGGCTCGATCGGCATCGAGTGGATGCTGTGCCATCCGGCCAATCGGACGATCGCCATCGAGGCGCGGCCGGAGCGTGCGGCCCGCATCGCGCGCAATGCCGCGAGCCTCGGTGTGCCCGATCTCGTCATCGTCGAGGGCGAAGCTCCGGCGGCGCTGGCCGGCCTGCCGCGGCCCGATGCCGTGTTCGTCGGCGGCGGCGCGAGCCATGCGGGCGTGCTCGACGCCGCCTGGGCGGCGCTGCCGCCAGGCGGGCGCCTCGTCGTCAACGCCGTGACAATCGAGACCCAGGCCGAGCTGATCGGCCGCTATGGCCGGCTCGGCGGCGAGCTCATCACCATCCAGATCGCGCAGGCGCAACCGCTCGGCGGCTTCCAGGGCTTGCGCCCGGCCCTGCCGGTGATGCGCTGGTCGGTGGTGAAGCCATGA